From one Octopus bimaculoides isolate UCB-OBI-ISO-001 chromosome 1, ASM119413v2, whole genome shotgun sequence genomic stretch:
- the LOC106877850 gene encoding FMRFamide receptor produces MAEANLSGIPNTTDGGSSLNEENKMEAYSVHFFFWGIIVPVIVLFGLIGNILTIIVLWRKEMHSTTIYYLRALVITDTAILVFAFLLLTPISISNYTKSLKYFREIIYPMIFVPCNYVVMTVQTINVWITVSVTIERYIAICHPFISIRLLTRCKALTVIGLTTAFSVLYNIPRLFGTKASPLKSGDGYMIIPTEYGESDIYKEIYSGLMYSILIFIIPLLVLFVLNVLLIIELMKMRQRRVGMNVEEDNEANMSLVLVLIVLIFIVCQTPGLIAQYEFLSHLVLLKWLAVSNTLFIFNSSVNFLVYTAVGRKFRKVLFRTFRPVLFKTLGACRVELSNEADTRTTMYELTVLNDQQPETDQTESACP; encoded by the coding sequence ATGGCAGAAGCCAATTTGAGTGGTATTCCCAACACTACTGACGGTGGATCTTCCCtaaatgaggaaaataaaatggaagccTATTCCGTACATTTCTTCTTTTGGGGAATCATTGTTCCTGTTATAGTTCTCTTTGGTCTAATTGGCAACATTCTAACAATAATTGTTCTTTGGCGAAAAGAAATGCACTCCACTACAATATACTATCTAAGAGCTCTTGTAATCACGGACACGGCAATATTAGTTTTTGCATTCCTTTTGCTTACACCTATCAGTATCTCTAACTATACGaagagtttaaaatatttcagagaaattaTTTATCCTATGATATTTGTACCATGTAATTATGTAGTGATGACTGTTCAAACTATAAATGTATGGATTACTGTTAGTGTTACTATTGAGCGGTATATTGCAATTTGTCATCCGTTTATTTCTATCCGATTACTGACTCGTTGTAAAGCTCTTACTGTGATTGGATTAACAACCGCTTTCTCGGTGTTGTATAATATCCCACGTCTGTTTGGCACTaaagctagccctttgaaatcAGGAGACGGTTACATGATTATACCGACTGAATATGGCGAATCAGATATATACAAGGAAATTTACAGTGGTTTAATGTACTCCATTCTGATTTTTATCATTCCTCTACTTGTACTTTTCGTCCTCAACGTTCTACTCATCATTGAACTCATGAAAATGCGACAACGTCGAGTTGGAATGAATGTGGAAGAAGACAACGAAGCAAACATGAGTCTTGTTCTGGTTCTAATTGTTCTTATCTTTATTGTTTGTCAAACGCCAGGTTTAATCGCCCAGTACGAGTTCCTCTCGCACCTTGTTTTGCTTAAATGGCTAGCAGTTAgtaatactttatttatatttaattcttcagTAAATTTCTTGGTTTATACAGCAGTTGGTCGCAAGTTTAGAAAAGTCCTTTTTCGCACGTTCCGTCCAGTTCTCTTTAAAACTCTCGGTGCATGCCGAGTAGAATTGTCAAATGAGGCGGATACACGAACCACTATGTATGAATTGACAGTACTGAATGATCAACAGCCAGAAACAGATCAAACAGAGAGTGCCTGTCCATGA